The following proteins come from a genomic window of Methanothermobacter thermautotrophicus:
- a CDS encoding symporter small accessory protein: MVLGIPDPWVWSAYILCILITVFCVIYGLVNWNQGDEDEEEQIMEELRWEEEEKRMEEDELGL, translated from the coding sequence ATGGTACTTGGAATACCTGACCCATGGGTATGGAGTGCATATATCCTCTGCATCCTGATAACGGTCTTCTGCGTTATATACGGCCTGGTGAACTGGAACCAGGGCGATGAGGATGAGGAAGAACAGATAATGGAAGAACTCAGGTGGGAGGAAGAAGAGAAAAGAATGGAAGAGGATGAACTTGGTCTTTAA
- a CDS encoding methanogenesis marker 3 protein — translation MFVKVNGVEVELPDGSTVRDALEATGAPYVEGTLICLISGTRELERTIDTYRIRTTAGSILLELLPDDAPGIVEEWRRIYTGLENMRIRWTTPSEVSMGPLRTELEPSGDEFTYDEDEVIMSLSGFSPDSTHIIISREPHSAVYGVPGENRGVFARITGGKRTVESLTQDDMVKSVEPVVERKSIVESAAVTDLNTELEEGNQLFTYVKVKPSPESPQSVEHFFSMLEDGKLRVDYEANSFIGFYSLQGIKKDPEKIDKRNRGTVTLRNTGRGAGRVYIYREDRVSTPSHSIIGHVTEGMELVDIAGEGDQITVECEPGRIMTVAMTQKEAEEYLRGYGIEQVREGILDDDAIVVVQDPPYTMDILREGKVRTIGIDPDKILEIELDPDAPRSSWYFRRLTGLIDTPIGSLKVHFAFPGMKVVMFEGDKSLAKGLIPENTPERCVKKGNIGITNMSRRHIGMVGVRLEDNDEYGPTGEPFNGTNMIGKITGGIENVEKLKEGDTVYVRERKRG, via the coding sequence ATGTTTGTTAAGGTCAACGGGGTGGAAGTCGAACTTCCGGATGGCTCCACGGTGAGGGATGCCCTTGAGGCAACAGGCGCCCCATATGTGGAGGGAACACTGATTTGCCTCATAAGCGGTACAAGGGAACTTGAGAGGACAATAGACACCTACCGCATCAGGACCACAGCAGGTAGCATACTCCTGGAACTCCTGCCCGATGATGCACCGGGCATAGTCGAGGAGTGGAGGAGGATCTACACCGGTCTTGAGAACATGCGCATCAGGTGGACCACTCCATCTGAGGTCTCAATGGGGCCCCTCAGGACAGAACTTGAACCCTCAGGGGATGAATTCACCTACGATGAAGATGAAGTTATAATGAGCCTATCAGGTTTCAGCCCTGACTCAACACATATAATAATATCCAGGGAACCCCACTCAGCAGTATATGGGGTTCCAGGGGAGAACAGGGGAGTATTTGCAAGGATAACCGGCGGAAAAAGGACGGTTGAGAGTTTAACCCAGGATGACATGGTGAAATCGGTTGAACCCGTGGTTGAAAGGAAGAGCATTGTTGAAAGCGCCGCTGTAACAGACCTCAACACAGAACTTGAGGAGGGCAACCAGCTCTTCACCTACGTGAAGGTTAAACCCTCCCCTGAATCACCACAGTCAGTGGAACACTTCTTCTCGATGCTGGAGGACGGGAAACTCAGGGTTGACTATGAGGCAAATTCCTTCATAGGCTTTTACTCGCTCCAGGGGATAAAAAAGGACCCTGAAAAAATTGACAAGAGAAACCGTGGGACAGTGACACTCAGAAACACAGGAAGGGGCGCTGGAAGGGTCTACATCTACAGGGAGGACAGGGTTTCAACCCCCTCCCACAGCATCATAGGCCATGTTACAGAGGGCATGGAACTGGTTGACATAGCAGGTGAGGGAGACCAGATAACGGTTGAATGCGAACCTGGAAGGATAATGACAGTGGCCATGACCCAGAAGGAGGCCGAGGAGTATCTCAGGGGATATGGTATAGAACAGGTGCGTGAGGGTATACTTGACGATGATGCCATCGTCGTGGTCCAGGACCCACCCTACACCATGGACATCCTGAGGGAGGGGAAGGTCAGGACCATTGGCATTGATCCGGATAAGATCCTTGAGATAGAACTTGACCCGGATGCCCCCAGATCCTCCTGGTACTTCCGCAGGCTCACAGGCCTCATAGACACACCGATAGGATCCCTAAAGGTACACTTTGCCTTCCCTGGAATGAAGGTGGTCATGTTTGAAGGGGATAAATCACTGGCAAAGGGCCTCATACCTGAAAATACGCCTGAGAGATGCGTTAAGAAGGGAAACATAGGCATAACCAACATGTCACGGCGCCACATAGGTATGGTGGGTGTGAGGCTTGAGGACAATGATGAATATGGCCCCACCGGGGAACCATTCAACGGCACCAACATGATAGGTAAGATCACAGGTGGAATTGAGAATGTTGAA
- a CDS encoding type II toxin-antitoxin system VapC family toxin, with amino-acid sequence MKKVLDASAFINGYVPEGRENYTVRSVTDEIRDFRSMMILEDALREGRLKITEPDPESMKVVDDAISQSGDILRLSPTDMEVIGLALSLKGDDEVLVITDDYTIQNTLKILGIGFRSVLTSGIRDTYLWRRVCTGCRKVYPPDYEFEECEICGSRIVRKRHRN; translated from the coding sequence ATGAAGAAGGTTCTTGATGCATCCGCCTTCATAAATGGATACGTGCCAGAGGGAAGGGAAAATTACACTGTAAGGTCTGTCACAGATGAGATCAGGGATTTCAGGTCAATGATGATACTGGAGGATGCACTGAGGGAAGGCAGACTCAAAATAACAGAACCCGACCCTGAAAGCATGAAGGTGGTGGATGATGCCATCAGCCAGTCAGGAGACATACTGAGGCTTTCCCCCACGGACATGGAGGTAATAGGCCTTGCGTTATCACTGAAGGGGGATGATGAAGTTCTTGTTATAACAGACGACTACACAATACAGAACACACTGAAAATCCTGGGTATAGGGTTCAGGAGTGTCCTAACATCAGGCATAAGGGACACCTACCTCTGGAGGCGGGTATGTACCGGGTGCCGGAAGGTGTATCCCCCTGACTATGAATTTGAGGAATGTGAGATATGCGGTTCAAGGATAGTCCGCAAGAGGCACAGAAACTGA
- a CDS encoding PRC-barrel domain-containing protein: MRIVEEMVGKEVLDSSAKVIGKVKDVEVDIESQTIESLVLGKGGISEGLGLSKGETIVPYEMVKKIGDKILLRGPEE; this comes from the coding sequence ATGAGAATAGTTGAGGAAATGGTTGGTAAAGAGGTTCTTGACAGCTCTGCAAAGGTCATAGGGAAGGTAAAGGACGTGGAAGTCGACATAGAATCACAGACAATAGAATCACTTGTTCTCGGGAAGGGAGGAATATCCGAGGGCCTTGGACTATCAAAGGGCGAAACAATAGTTCCCTATGAAATGGTCAAGAAGATAGGCGACAAGATACTCCTCAGGGGCCCCGAAGAATAG
- a CDS encoding molybdenum cofactor biosynthesis protein B, translating to MKSQSMEEHRTSAPVDITCGVITLSDSKYREFQETGEIPESDISGRLLVDALSRDYTVSEYTVIPDDGKMLMSAIHEMIDEGVSVIFTTGGTGIGSRDITVETLREIFEKELDGFGEIFRYLSFKELGAGAILSRATAGVYRGTLIFALPGSPNAVKLGIEIVASEIGHLVKHLRE from the coding sequence ATGAAAAGTCAGAGTATGGAGGAGCACAGAACCTCAGCCCCAGTGGATATCACATGTGGTGTCATCACCCTCAGTGATTCCAAGTACAGGGAATTCCAGGAGACCGGTGAAATACCGGAAAGTGACATCTCTGGCAGACTCCTTGTTGATGCACTCTCCCGTGATTACACTGTTTCAGAATATACTGTGATACCCGATGATGGGAAGATGCTGATGTCTGCAATTCATGAGATGATCGATGAGGGGGTGTCAGTCATATTCACCACAGGCGGCACCGGCATCGGGAGCCGTGATATAACCGTTGAGACACTCAGGGAAATCTTTGAAAAGGAACTTGATGGTTTCGGTGAGATATTCAGGTATCTCTCATTCAAGGAGCTTGGAGCCGGGGCAATACTCAGCAGGGCAACTGCAGGCGTTTACAGGGGGACCTTGATATTTGCACTTCCAGGATCACCCAACGCCGTTAAACTTGGAATCGAAATTGTGGCCAGTGAGATCGGCCATCTTGTTAAACACCTGCGGGAATAG
- a CDS encoding methanogenesis marker 2 protein produces the protein MDLDHIIHSLKNFEGVTRKRPIKNIVSILNDAYNVSGNTYLGYGDDASAIRIGDGKLLLLAADGIWGRLMDADPYWAGYCSVLVNVNDIAAMGGKPVGMVNVLSINSSETCYRVMEGIRDGAEKFGVPMVGGHVHPDTPYDALDVSIAGVASEDALITSCDARPGDRVIVGIDLDGRPHPSFPLNWDTTTHKSPEDVQAQIDIMAELAERRLVTAGKDISNPGTLGTLGMLLEASDVGARIEMESIPRNRSVDWDSWLKMYPGSGFVLTAAPENVDECIELLESVGITASDVGEIIVDQRLYLRFDDDEGVLFDLESDIITGVTEEKS, from the coding sequence TTGGATTTAGATCATATCATCCATTCCCTTAAAAATTTTGAGGGTGTAACAAGAAAAAGACCAATAAAGAATATTGTTTCTATTCTGAATGATGCATACAATGTTTCAGGGAACACCTACCTGGGATACGGCGACGACGCATCAGCAATAAGGATCGGGGATGGTAAACTTCTTTTACTGGCAGCAGACGGCATATGGGGCCGTCTGATGGACGCCGATCCCTACTGGGCAGGGTACTGTTCTGTCCTTGTTAACGTTAATGATATCGCTGCCATGGGCGGTAAACCTGTGGGCATGGTCAATGTACTGTCAATAAACTCCAGTGAAACATGTTACCGTGTCATGGAGGGCATAAGGGATGGTGCAGAGAAATTCGGCGTCCCAATGGTGGGGGGCCACGTTCACCCCGACACCCCCTACGATGCCCTCGATGTTTCAATTGCCGGGGTAGCCTCCGAGGATGCCCTCATAACAAGCTGTGACGCCAGGCCAGGGGACCGTGTCATTGTTGGGATAGACCTCGATGGGAGGCCACACCCATCATTTCCCCTGAACTGGGATACAACCACCCATAAGAGCCCCGAGGATGTGCAGGCACAGATAGATATCATGGCAGAACTCGCAGAGAGGCGCCTTGTAACAGCAGGGAAGGACATAAGTAACCCCGGCACACTCGGAACACTTGGAATGCTCCTTGAAGCTTCAGATGTGGGGGCAAGGATTGAAATGGAGTCCATCCCAAGGAACAGATCCGTTGACTGGGACAGCTGGCTTAAGATGTATCCAGGATCAGGATTCGTTTTAACAGCAGCCCCTGAAAATGTGGATGAATGTATCGAACTGCTGGAATCCGTTGGGATAACAGCATCAGATGTCGGAGAAATAATAGTCGATCAGAGGCTTTATCTGCGGTTTGATGATGATGAGGGGGTCCTCTTTGACCTTGAAAGTGATATAATAACCGGAGTGACCGAGGAGAAGTCTTGA
- a CDS encoding YhgE/Pip domain-containing protein, protein MRKALEIFWKDMKTVKNSPVVLFVIAVIICIPALYAVFNIQATLDPYSRTSSIEVAVVNEDRGANFNGTHMNIGAEFVSELRKNRNFDWQFVDRSDAMDGLRKGKYYAVLIIPGNFSSDLLSIKNGTPRQASIQYIVNDKLNPVAPRITNAGADALQAKINSEVVKTVDGIVFGKISEAGELARANRDDILRTKRFINELNGNLGKIDETLSSANSDLEKGQNLWSSLKADLPEIRDNANFVKEKYSLLEGYIGKDPAKALSTVQNMESHLSEAITSMKYLRAVLASLYSATGDPKLKTAIDQIDTNIEKASSVLGILQAIESDLKTKGTTDRLVKLKASLDRMDSALNKLMESRDEIDAAMQDASSKLGMANARWPTMRSAIQDASRKLNMISEDDLNNLVKLADIDPHAVREYFRSPVKMEKQHIYPVKNYGSALAPFYIPISLWIGGIIAVAMISMRVKYGEYSSIQVYFGRMGLFIIIAVFQALIVVAGALLLRVQTTGAMLLLLTSTYVSICSMLIIYSLTSALGNAGKALSIIILVLQITGTGGIFPVELLPPFFQAIHPYLPLTYAVGALREVVGGVIWSIYWTNIALLSLFPVVTFIITVLVKEKMDKRAHWMESKLEESGLF, encoded by the coding sequence ATGAGAAAGGCCCTGGAAATATTCTGGAAGGACATGAAGACCGTTAAAAACAGTCCAGTTGTACTCTTCGTAATCGCAGTTATAATCTGCATCCCGGCTCTCTACGCTGTATTCAACATCCAGGCAACCCTCGATCCATACTCAAGGACCTCCAGTATAGAGGTTGCAGTTGTCAACGAGGACCGGGGAGCAAATTTCAATGGCACACACATGAATATAGGAGCAGAATTTGTCAGTGAACTCAGGAAGAACAGGAACTTCGACTGGCAGTTCGTCGACCGATCCGATGCAATGGATGGCCTCAGGAAGGGGAAATATTACGCTGTTCTCATAATACCTGGAAACTTCAGCTCTGACCTCCTGTCAATAAAGAACGGGACCCCGAGACAGGCAAGTATACAGTACATAGTGAATGACAAGTTAAACCCTGTTGCACCCAGGATAACAAACGCTGGAGCAGATGCCCTCCAGGCAAAGATAAACAGTGAAGTCGTTAAAACAGTTGATGGAATAGTGTTCGGTAAGATAAGTGAAGCAGGTGAACTTGCAAGGGCAAACAGGGATGATATACTGAGGACAAAGAGATTCATCAATGAACTTAATGGAAACCTCGGTAAAATCGATGAAACCCTCAGCAGTGCCAATTCAGACCTTGAAAAGGGACAGAATCTATGGTCATCACTTAAAGCAGATCTGCCAGAAATCAGGGACAACGCCAACTTCGTGAAGGAGAAATACAGCCTCCTTGAGGGTTACATTGGTAAAGACCCTGCAAAGGCCCTTTCAACGGTCCAGAACATGGAGTCACACCTATCAGAGGCAATAACCTCAATGAAATATCTCAGGGCAGTCCTTGCCAGCCTTTACTCAGCCACAGGGGATCCAAAACTGAAGACAGCCATTGACCAGATCGACACAAATATAGAGAAGGCCAGCTCGGTTCTCGGGATACTGCAGGCAATTGAATCCGATCTCAAAACAAAGGGCACCACTGACCGGCTTGTGAAGCTTAAGGCATCCCTCGACAGGATGGACAGCGCCCTCAACAAACTCATGGAGAGCAGGGACGAGATAGATGCTGCAATGCAGGATGCTTCATCAAAACTGGGCATGGCAAACGCCAGATGGCCTACCATGAGGTCAGCCATCCAGGATGCCAGCAGAAAGCTGAACATGATCAGCGAGGATGACCTCAACAACCTCGTGAAGCTGGCTGACATTGACCCACACGCTGTGAGGGAGTACTTCAGGAGCCCTGTGAAGATGGAGAAACAGCACATATACCCTGTGAAGAACTATGGATCTGCCCTGGCACCATTCTACATACCCATATCCCTGTGGATAGGCGGTATAATTGCCGTTGCAATGATAAGCATGAGGGTGAAGTATGGTGAATACAGCAGCATCCAGGTATATTTCGGGAGGATGGGTCTCTTCATAATAATAGCAGTATTCCAGGCGCTCATCGTTGTGGCGGGTGCGCTGCTTCTGAGGGTGCAGACCACGGGAGCTATGCTACTTCTGCTCACATCCACCTATGTGAGCATATGCTCGATGCTGATAATTTATTCACTGACCTCCGCCCTGGGAAATGCCGGTAAGGCGCTCTCAATAATAATTCTTGTACTCCAGATTACCGGTACCGGGGGCATATTCCCTGTGGAACTGCTACCACCCTTCTTCCAGGCTATACACCCATACCTCCCCCTCACCTACGCTGTCGGGGCGCTGAGGGAGGTTGTTGGTGGTGTGATCTGGAGCATCTACTGGACGAACATCGCACTTCTCAGCCTCTTTCCCGTGGTAACCTTCATCATCACGGTTCTCGTCAAGGAGAAAATGGATAAGAGGGCCCACTGGATGGAAAGCAAACTGGAAGAAAGCGGTCTTTTCTGA
- the pyrE gene encoding orotate phosphoribosyltransferase has protein sequence MQVEDTEEIRRKLIELLSERDVVRRGKFILSSGKESDYYVDIKRAITDPSVLDVIARLIAVEAGDVDRVAGPALGAVPIATAVSLYSRKPLLMIRKEKKGYGTSKLIEGDLQKGDRVAVVEDVTTTGGSLLKAVRAIQENGGIVEKAFVVVDREEGAVDEFKREGITLIPLLSVSDFNHS, from the coding sequence ATGCAGGTCGAAGATACAGAGGAAATCAGAAGGAAGCTTATAGAACTTCTATCTGAAAGGGATGTCGTTAGGAGGGGTAAATTCATCCTCTCATCAGGTAAGGAAAGCGATTACTATGTTGATATAAAGAGGGCAATCACGGATCCATCTGTCCTTGACGTTATAGCGAGGCTCATAGCGGTGGAGGCTGGTGACGTGGACAGGGTAGCAGGCCCAGCCCTGGGGGCGGTCCCCATAGCCACTGCAGTGTCACTGTACTCCAGAAAACCTCTACTGATGATAAGAAAGGAGAAAAAGGGATATGGAACCTCGAAACTCATTGAGGGGGATCTGCAGAAGGGTGACAGGGTTGCAGTGGTTGAGGACGTTACAACAACCGGCGGATCTCTCCTTAAGGCTGTGAGGGCAATCCAGGAGAACGGCGGGATCGTTGAAAAGGCATTTGTTGTCGTTGACCGTGAGGAAGGGGCTGTCGACGAATTTAAAAGGGAGGGCATAACCCTCATACCCCTTCTTTCGGTATCTGACTTCAACCATTCCTGA
- a CDS encoding DUF2117 family protein, with translation MRIGVVVHGPHIVDSGYAAKLIEFLGKYGHVKARLGGTMGRTAVYDAHLEDVIDISEKRLPSESVDLFAEEGHDLVVLMNYGKSRITGHGFGYKVFQRSERKPPMVQIERPGEPDGSVVPWREEVLPFAEEIAEELGLELVDPQEICREIFHGEPCNQQEPDTREYRRLVGVSANENIFVNGIVVGTSTSDDVTLVAEDGMITDIIGGRIKKHGVEKLGRVNLKDAVVKTGLLRRSDVKPRKVKLRENIKEMYRVSFLNHAAEDIYSLHDADLVVTVGDDTTLVAADILYRFDVPIIGITDGDIDRVVRNGFKCSGSIIIEFEGGWDDIVGERIHRELFRGRDTIEIEDLESFKKDLLQIIDNIGAEYTVRYT, from the coding sequence ATGAGGATAGGAGTGGTTGTTCACGGGCCACACATTGTTGATTCTGGCTATGCAGCAAAGCTCATAGAATTTCTTGGAAAATACGGCCATGTGAAGGCAAGACTGGGAGGCACCATGGGAAGAACAGCTGTCTATGACGCCCACCTTGAGGATGTCATAGACATCTCAGAGAAGAGACTTCCAAGTGAATCGGTTGATCTCTTTGCAGAGGAGGGCCATGACCTTGTCGTGCTCATGAACTATGGAAAATCCCGTATAACCGGCCACGGATTCGGCTACAAGGTCTTCCAGAGGTCGGAGAGGAAACCGCCCATGGTACAGATAGAAAGGCCTGGGGAGCCAGATGGTAGCGTTGTCCCCTGGAGGGAGGAGGTCCTCCCCTTTGCTGAAGAGATTGCAGAGGAGCTCGGCCTTGAACTGGTGGACCCCCAGGAGATATGCCGTGAAATATTCCATGGAGAGCCCTGTAACCAACAGGAACCTGACACCAGGGAATACCGCAGACTCGTGGGTGTCTCAGCGAACGAGAACATCTTTGTCAATGGTATAGTGGTGGGGACCTCAACCTCAGATGACGTCACACTTGTTGCAGAGGACGGGATGATCACAGATATAATTGGGGGGCGAATAAAGAAACACGGTGTCGAGAAACTTGGAAGGGTCAACCTTAAGGACGCTGTGGTGAAGACAGGACTCCTCAGACGATCTGATGTAAAACCCAGAAAGGTGAAGCTGAGAGAAAATATTAAGGAGATGTACAGGGTTTCATTCCTCAACCACGCAGCAGAGGACATCTACAGCCTCCATGACGCGGACCTGGTCGTCACCGTGGGAGACGACACAACCCTTGTGGCAGCAGACATACTCTACAGGTTCGATGTTCCCATCATCGGCATCACCGACGGCGACATTGACAGGGTTGTCAGGAATGGTTTCAAATGCTCTGGCTCCATAATAATAGAATTTGAGGGAGGATGGGATGACATAGTGGGTGAAAGGATCCACAGGGAACTGTTCAGGGGCAGGGACACCATTGAAATAGAGGACTTGGAAAGCTTTAAAAAGGATCTGCTACAGATTATAGATAATATAGGTGCAGAATACACTGTGAGATACACCTAA